A stretch of the Macrobrachium nipponense isolate FS-2020 chromosome 23, ASM1510439v2, whole genome shotgun sequence genome encodes the following:
- the LOC135197767 gene encoding piggyBac transposable element-derived protein 3-like: MPYKGHLSITVYKPKKPKKYGVKLFFVTHSNTGYFVDFSVYSRVFSMLRDSVFSLVDCFHKQRYHLFMDNYYNSVYLTQELYEAGVHISGTLRLVRGAQNVLKRFTSQPQHLARGETEWRRKGAVFVIWWKGVRLVPMITTSHEPIQEEVVQQKKTLRQGRVMYEEFRVERPAFIGHYNRHMGGVDLFDQLIQYYPFARRTRRWTQKLLKYILQLALQNAYNARDDPAHAQIQTSRRIVDPVCRLQPGDHTLELLQGHRQKRCWVCH, translated from the coding sequence atgccttacaaaggacatcTGAGCATAACAGTGTACAagcccaagaagccaaagaaatatggtgtgaaattgttCTTTGTTACGCATTCCAACACAGGATACTtcgtggacttctcggtgtattccAGGGTGTTCTCCATGCTGCGTGACTCtgtgttcagtcttgtggatTGTTTCCATAAACAgagataccacctgtttatggataattattataactcagtATACCTgacccaggaactgtatgaagcaggtgtgcacatcagtggtacccttcggttggtgcgtggggcccagaatgtcctcaagaggttcactAGCCAGccacaacatctggcaagaggagagacagagtggcggcggaagggagctgtcttcgtcatctggtggaagggggtccgactcgtccccatgattacaacaagtcatgaacccatccaagaagaggtcgTCCAGCAGAAGAAGACACTtcggcagggccgagttatgtatgaggagtttcgtgttgAGCGGCCTGCcttcattgggcactacaataggcacatgggaggagttgatctctttgatcaactcatccagtattatcccttcgccaggagaaccaggaggtggacacagaagctcctcaaatacattcttcagttggccctccagaatgcctacaacGCCCGTGATGATCCCGCCCATGCTCAGATTCAGACTTCTcgtcggatagtggaccctgtgtgtcggctgcagccaggggatcacacactggagctcctacaagggcACAGGCAGAAACGGTGTTGGGTGTGCCATTGA